In one window of Pseudodesulfovibrio sediminis DNA:
- the flgM gene encoding flagellar biosynthesis anti-sigma factor FlgM, translating to MVIKNIVGETNPYANKKIERPEVKDQQKPQEAAKSSGESADRVVLSSEARLRGTALQTAKDASDVRREKVDELKRQVQDGSYQPDLKKAAANLIRDDLDLLV from the coding sequence ATGGTCATCAAGAACATAGTAGGGGAAACAAATCCTTACGCAAACAAGAAGATCGAAAGGCCAGAGGTCAAGGATCAGCAAAAGCCCCAGGAAGCCGCCAAGAGCTCGGGAGAATCCGCTGATCGCGTTGTCCTGTCTTCAGAAGCACGCCTGCGGGGGACAGCCCTGCAGACAGCCAAGGACGCCTCGGATGTCCGCCGTGAAAAGGTGGATGAACTCAAGCGCCAGGTGCAGGACGGCTCCTACCAGCCAGACCTGAAAAAGGCCGCCGCGAATCTCATTCGTGACGACCTGGATCTTCTCGTTTAG
- a CDS encoding DUF4254 domain-containing protein has product MADITIDTVKDTLKDAIAHQSRSVIDWHFGEPVYDGDPANDLAGVSGVRELVARQHWANFQLWHVEDRARRKDVDAKVIADCKYAIDKLNQKRNDLIERVDECLIGMMDAILPADAKERYNTETVGAALDRLSIQALKIYHMKEQCSRQDVDEKHVNECDAKVGVLQRQHEDLERAILELIDEYFAGLKKPKVYFQFKMYNDPKLNPELYANKK; this is encoded by the coding sequence ATGGCTGATATTACAATAGATACCGTCAAGGACACCCTCAAGGATGCCATCGCCCATCAATCCCGCTCTGTCATCGACTGGCATTTTGGCGAACCCGTATATGATGGTGATCCTGCCAACGACCTGGCTGGCGTCTCCGGCGTGCGCGAGCTGGTTGCGCGTCAGCATTGGGCCAACTTCCAGCTGTGGCATGTCGAGGACCGCGCCCGTCGCAAGGATGTGGACGCCAAGGTTATCGCCGACTGCAAGTATGCCATCGACAAGCTCAACCAGAAACGCAATGACCTCATTGAGCGGGTGGATGAATGTCTTATCGGCATGATGGACGCCATATTGCCCGCCGACGCAAAGGAACGGTACAATACCGAGACTGTCGGGGCGGCCTTGGATCGTCTGTCCATTCAGGCGCTCAAGATCTATCATATGAAAGAGCAGTGTAGCCGTCAGGACGTTGATGAAAAGCACGTTAACGAATGTGACGCCAAGGTTGGTGTCCTGCAGCGGCAACACGAAGATCTTGAGCGTGCAATCCTTGAACTCATTGATGAATATTTTGCCGGACTCAAGAAGCCCAAGGTGTACTTCCAGTTCAAGATGTACAACGACCCGAAGCTGAACCCGGAACTTTACGCAAACAAGAAATAG
- the gatB gene encoding Asp-tRNA(Asn)/Glu-tRNA(Gln) amidotransferase subunit GatB, translating to MSRYETVIGLEVHAQLKTQTKIFCSCSTKFGNDPNENVCAVCSGMPGVLPVLNEKVAEYATKMGLATNCEINLKSVFARKNYFYPDLPKGYQISQFELPICEHGYVDIDVDGEKKRIGLTRIHMEEDAGKNIHSAADNASFVDLNRTGVPLIEIVSEPDMRSAEEAVAYLKEVRAVLLYLGICDGNLEEGSFRCDANISIRPYGQEEFGTRAELKNLNSFKNILKAIEYEVGRQIDLVEDGEAVVQETRLYNVEKGTTHSMRGKEEAHDYRYFPDPDLVPLVLEESWVEKWTSELPELPRAKRERFMAEYTLADYDAALITGDIAVSEYFEAAVKAYGGETKKVTNWVVGDLLPYLGETESEACDCKLTPEKMAELLKLVDDGTISVKIGKDIFTELCTSGDAPAELVKAKGLVQMSDTGELEAMVDQVIADNPEEAEAYRGGKKKLMGFFMGQVMRLSKGQANPGVVTQLFNKKLS from the coding sequence ATGTCCCGCTACGAAACTGTCATCGGCCTGGAAGTCCATGCCCAGCTCAAGACGCAGACCAAGATATTCTGCTCCTGCTCAACCAAATTCGGCAACGATCCCAACGAGAACGTGTGCGCGGTCTGTTCCGGCATGCCCGGTGTGCTGCCTGTCCTCAATGAAAAAGTGGCTGAGTATGCCACCAAGATGGGGCTGGCAACCAATTGCGAGATCAATCTGAAGTCCGTGTTCGCGCGCAAGAACTATTTTTATCCCGATCTGCCCAAGGGGTACCAGATTTCCCAGTTCGAGCTGCCTATCTGTGAACACGGGTACGTGGATATTGATGTTGATGGCGAGAAGAAACGCATCGGCCTGACTCGTATTCATATGGAAGAAGATGCGGGCAAGAATATTCACTCTGCCGCCGATAATGCCAGTTTCGTGGACCTGAACCGTACAGGCGTTCCGCTCATCGAGATCGTGTCAGAGCCGGACATGCGCTCCGCAGAAGAGGCCGTGGCCTATCTCAAGGAAGTGCGCGCTGTCCTGTTGTATCTGGGCATCTGTGACGGCAACCTCGAAGAAGGAAGCTTCCGGTGTGACGCCAACATTTCCATTCGCCCTTATGGTCAGGAAGAGTTCGGTACCCGCGCAGAGTTAAAAAACCTCAACTCCTTCAAAAATATCCTCAAGGCCATCGAATACGAAGTGGGCCGTCAGATCGACCTCGTGGAAGACGGCGAAGCTGTTGTACAGGAAACCCGGCTCTACAATGTGGAGAAGGGCACCACTCATTCCATGCGCGGCAAGGAAGAGGCCCACGATTATCGCTACTTCCCGGACCCGGATCTGGTACCGCTGGTGCTGGAAGAGTCCTGGGTCGAGAAATGGACGTCCGAGCTGCCTGAGCTGCCCAGAGCCAAGCGTGAACGGTTCATGGCAGAGTACACGCTGGCTGATTATGATGCCGCGCTGATCACGGGCGATATTGCCGTGTCAGAGTATTTTGAGGCCGCTGTCAAAGCCTACGGTGGTGAGACCAAGAAAGTGACCAACTGGGTTGTCGGTGATCTGCTTCCGTACCTTGGCGAGACTGAGAGTGAAGCTTGTGATTGCAAGTTGACGCCTGAAAAAATGGCCGAACTGCTCAAGCTGGTTGATGACGGCACCATTTCCGTCAAGATCGGCAAGGATATCTTTACCGAACTCTGCACCTCTGGTGATGCCCCGGCCGAGCTCGTCAAGGCCAAGGGGTTGGTGCAGATGTCCGATACCGGTGAGCTGGAGGCCATGGTTGATCAGGTCATTGCCGATAATCCCGAAGAGGCGGAAGCCTACCGGGGCGGCAAGAAGAAGCTCATGGGATTCTTTATGGGCCAGGTCATGCGTCTTTCCAAAGGACAGGCCAATCCCGGTGTCGTTACCCAACTGTTCAATAAGAAACTTTCATAA
- a CDS encoding DVU0524 family FlgM-associated protein codes for MNTSSANVRNMLRTYGKQLTSAKRLARFRQAMGDSVPMDDVAKQAKRRELVQRIAHEVIENLIVNSDPSPVVKAVLAQLEGEFNQRYVFEYPLDGGDVQILKDTHQGPVEIHDAERNKVMRRLWEITLSKVDDTML; via the coding sequence GTGAATACTTCGTCTGCCAATGTTCGAAATATGCTGCGCACCTATGGAAAGCAGCTTACGAGCGCAAAGCGTCTTGCACGCTTTCGGCAGGCAATGGGCGACAGCGTCCCCATGGACGATGTTGCCAAGCAGGCAAAGCGTCGGGAATTGGTCCAGCGCATTGCGCATGAGGTCATTGAAAACCTGATCGTCAACTCCGACCCCTCTCCCGTGGTCAAGGCAGTCCTTGCCCAGTTGGAGGGAGAATTCAACCAGCGGTATGTTTTTGAATATCCACTGGACGGAGGCGACGTTCAGATATTAAAGGATACCCATCAGGGTCCGGTTGAAATACATGACGCCGAAAGGAACAAGGTCATGCGGAGACTGTGGGAGATAACTTTGTCAAAGGTGGACGACACCATGCTTTGA
- the der gene encoding ribosome biogenesis GTPase Der, giving the protein MLPIVALVGRPNVGKSTLFNRLLRKSRSITHDMPGVTRDRIYGECIMGDVKFDLVDTGGMVLESEATPELSKDFEDEIFEQAREAIEEANAIIFVVDGKEGLTPLDEQAAEYVRRSGKPVFMLINKVDGSEFAPQMTSEFHSLGIEQMPVSAAHGYNLHDVRARVRQFVIDLDLPEEEDDGVERGLRLTMLGRPNAGKSSIINAVIGQDRLIVSDVAGTTRDSIDVTFEKKNKRYTFVDTAGVRRRANIQDHLEKISVIRALKNSKRSDVTILTIDITLGVGRQDKRLIEFLAKEKTPFIVVVNKADLIPRNETNRALEAFREELRVIPHVPIVMTSAHKGVGIGKLLPIAEKLREECNIRVGTGILNRSLAAVVEKLQPPVVKRKRPKFFYVTQADEPIPTFVFFCNDHTIVKASYVRYLENQFRKMLGIKSAPVNIVFRSSHDKKEWQQNRGISAMGKRGPGRERIGGAKTRRHETKYKALKSKRRREELAEKEAKGKKRK; this is encoded by the coding sequence ATGCTGCCTATTGTCGCCCTGGTGGGACGCCCCAACGTGGGAAAGTCCACACTGTTCAATCGTCTTCTTCGCAAATCGCGATCCATTACCCATGATATGCCAGGGGTGACGCGCGATCGCATCTATGGCGAGTGCATCATGGGCGACGTGAAATTCGACCTCGTCGACACCGGCGGTATGGTGTTGGAGTCCGAGGCTACGCCTGAATTGTCCAAGGATTTCGAGGATGAGATTTTCGAGCAGGCTCGCGAGGCCATTGAGGAAGCCAACGCCATTATTTTTGTGGTCGATGGCAAGGAAGGGCTGACGCCGCTGGATGAGCAGGCCGCAGAATATGTGCGTCGATCCGGCAAGCCGGTTTTCATGCTGATCAACAAGGTGGACGGCAGTGAATTTGCCCCTCAGATGACCTCCGAGTTCCATTCTCTCGGCATTGAACAGATGCCCGTGTCCGCAGCCCATGGCTACAATCTGCACGACGTTCGCGCCCGTGTGCGTCAATTCGTCATTGATCTGGACCTGCCCGAAGAGGAGGACGACGGCGTTGAGCGCGGACTCCGCCTGACCATGCTCGGTCGGCCCAATGCGGGTAAATCCTCCATCATCAATGCCGTCATCGGCCAGGACAGGCTCATCGTCTCTGATGTGGCTGGAACCACGCGAGACTCCATTGACGTGACCTTTGAGAAGAAGAACAAGCGGTACACCTTTGTGGACACGGCAGGAGTGCGCAGAAGGGCGAATATTCAGGATCATCTGGAGAAGATCAGCGTCATCCGTGCGCTCAAGAATTCCAAGCGGTCCGACGTCACCATCCTGACTATCGACATCACGCTTGGTGTGGGCAGACAGGACAAGCGTCTCATCGAATTTCTGGCCAAGGAGAAGACCCCGTTTATCGTGGTCGTCAACAAGGCTGACCTGATCCCCAGAAACGAGACCAACCGGGCGCTTGAGGCATTTCGAGAGGAGTTGCGGGTCATTCCGCATGTCCCGATCGTGATGACTTCGGCGCACAAGGGCGTTGGTATCGGCAAGCTGCTGCCTATTGCCGAGAAGCTGCGTGAGGAATGCAACATCCGTGTTGGCACAGGTATCCTGAATCGTTCCCTGGCAGCCGTGGTAGAGAAACTCCAGCCCCCTGTGGTCAAACGCAAGCGTCCGAAGTTCTTTTATGTTACCCAGGCTGATGAGCCGATACCCACGTTCGTTTTTTTCTGCAACGATCACACTATCGTCAAAGCGTCCTATGTACGGTATTTGGAAAACCAGTTCCGCAAGATGCTCGGTATCAAGTCCGCGCCGGTCAATATCGTGTTCCGCTCCAGCCATGACAAGAAGGAGTGGCAGCAGAACAGGGGGATATCGGCTATGGGCAAACGTGGTCCGGGCCGTGAACGTATAGGCGGGGCCAAAACGCGTCGTCACGAGACTAAATACAAGGCGCTCAAGAGCAAACGGCGCAGGGAAGAGCTGGCCGAGAAAGAAGCGAAAGGGAAAAAGCGTAAATAA
- a CDS encoding MltA domain-containing protein, producing the protein MSWRTARWLVAVVCLAVLLACVKRGGDTIVETSSASDPAAPVEVVEQCPEQPETLPKPQPEMLAVQPVSLVQPRITSALTLRPVREPAFVPACDMFFPLSNVEGVASNAKIDIKSQGLTSWNSLVDPVQRSLEYALNMPKNTPALVRPGMVLTWGQVVQSLEEFLDLLPYLDNDPELLARRFVWYGMRKKPVMTGYYTPEIEGSLTRRPGYDFPIYGVPSDLRYGKVRGFKQFYRVEKGRVLPYYERGDMDVRKVLAGQGLEIAWAKDPVDVFYMQVEGCGRLRLPDGTTSNLLYGAKNGHGFRSLGRILHAKGLLPKGKLSKEHVKAYFAKHPEQMFQLMAENRSYVFFRLENSPPEGTIGKPLTPMVSLATDRKLLPLGSLLAFEAEIPEAKDGRPVGKRTIAGIGLAQDTGTAIKGSRVDYYIGEGSAVEPIANNIMTEATVYLLISKEALING; encoded by the coding sequence TTGAGTTGGCGGACTGCACGATGGCTGGTTGCCGTGGTGTGTCTGGCCGTTTTGCTCGCCTGTGTGAAGCGGGGAGGTGACACGATTGTAGAGACGTCCTCTGCATCGGACCCAGCCGCTCCTGTAGAAGTGGTGGAGCAATGCCCGGAGCAGCCTGAGACACTCCCCAAGCCTCAACCTGAGATGCTCGCTGTTCAGCCCGTTAGCCTTGTTCAGCCTCGGATAACGAGTGCGTTGACCCTGCGTCCTGTGCGGGAGCCGGCCTTTGTTCCGGCCTGTGACATGTTCTTTCCTCTTTCCAATGTGGAAGGGGTCGCGAGCAATGCCAAAATAGATATCAAAAGTCAGGGCCTTACTTCCTGGAATTCACTGGTCGACCCGGTGCAGCGCAGCCTTGAGTATGCCCTGAACATGCCTAAGAACACCCCCGCCCTGGTTCGGCCCGGTATGGTCCTGACCTGGGGACAGGTGGTGCAGTCTCTGGAAGAATTTCTCGATCTGCTGCCGTATCTCGACAATGACCCCGAACTGCTCGCTCGTCGTTTTGTCTGGTATGGAATGCGAAAGAAGCCTGTCATGACAGGATATTATACGCCTGAGATCGAAGGGAGCCTGACTCGACGCCCCGGATATGATTTTCCCATCTACGGCGTGCCGTCGGACTTGCGTTACGGCAAGGTGCGCGGGTTCAAGCAGTTTTATCGGGTCGAGAAGGGCCGGGTGCTGCCGTACTACGAACGGGGTGATATGGATGTCCGCAAGGTGCTCGCCGGGCAGGGGCTTGAAATTGCCTGGGCCAAAGATCCCGTGGATGTCTTCTATATGCAGGTGGAAGGGTGCGGACGGTTGAGATTGCCGGACGGCACCACGAGCAACCTGCTTTACGGGGCCAAAAACGGACACGGCTTCCGTAGTCTGGGTCGAATTCTCCATGCCAAGGGACTCCTGCCAAAAGGCAAGCTGTCCAAAGAGCATGTGAAAGCGTATTTTGCCAAGCATCCTGAACAGATGTTTCAGTTGATGGCCGAGAACAGAAGCTATGTTTTCTTCCGTCTGGAGAACTCTCCGCCCGAGGGGACCATTGGAAAGCCGTTGACGCCGATGGTTTCACTGGCTACAGACCGAAAGCTGTTGCCGCTTGGGAGCCTGCTGGCTTTTGAAGCCGAGATTCCGGAAGCCAAGGACGGTCGTCCCGTCGGTAAACGCACAATAGCCGGCATCGGTCTGGCGCAGGATACCGGAACCGCCATCAAGGGGTCCCGTGTTGATTATTATATTGGTGAAGGGAGCGCGGTGGAGCCCATTGCCAACAACATCATGACAGAGGCCACCGTGTACCTCCTCATAAGCAAAGAAGCACTTATTAATGGCTGA
- the mtnA gene encoding S-methyl-5-thioribose-1-phosphate isomerase, with amino-acid sequence MTEHIQYSAEKDALILLDQRFLPNREDWFECKTTDDICFALVVMVVRGAPAIGVTAAYGCYLAGREVQGMDGDWTANLEAKLDQIHDARPTAVNLRWAVREMRRIWKEAGDISLEDLLAIWLDRAKEIHVGDIEMCELIGKFGGELMDEGDTIMTHCNAGALATAGYGTALGVVRGAIDQGKKVSVIANETRPFLQGARLTAYELHKDGIPVKVACDNACALLMKRGLVDKVVVGADRITANGDAVNKIGTFGVAVLADRFNIPFYVAAPQYTIDTETFSGDDVPIEDRDPKEVTHIGDHRIPPEGVEVYNLAFDPTPNELIAGIITEKGVLYPPYTESIKKLFEDYPEG; translated from the coding sequence ATGACCGAGCATATCCAGTATTCTGCGGAAAAAGATGCACTGATTCTTCTTGATCAGCGATTTCTTCCCAACCGGGAGGATTGGTTCGAGTGCAAGACCACCGATGATATCTGCTTTGCCTTGGTTGTCATGGTCGTGCGAGGGGCGCCTGCCATCGGCGTGACCGCTGCGTATGGTTGCTATCTGGCCGGACGTGAAGTCCAGGGCATGGACGGCGACTGGACGGCAAATCTCGAAGCCAAGCTTGACCAGATCCACGATGCCCGTCCCACCGCGGTCAATCTGCGTTGGGCTGTGCGCGAAATGCGTCGCATCTGGAAAGAAGCCGGGGACATCAGCCTGGAAGATTTGCTCGCCATCTGGTTGGATCGGGCCAAGGAAATTCACGTGGGCGATATTGAAATGTGCGAACTCATCGGCAAGTTCGGCGGCGAGCTTATGGATGAAGGCGACACCATCATGACCCATTGCAATGCCGGCGCCCTGGCCACAGCCGGATACGGAACCGCGCTTGGTGTTGTTCGTGGTGCCATTGATCAGGGCAAGAAAGTGTCTGTCATCGCCAATGAGACCCGTCCCTTCCTGCAGGGCGCGCGACTGACCGCTTACGAGCTGCACAAGGACGGTATCCCGGTCAAGGTCGCCTGTGACAATGCCTGTGCTCTGCTTATGAAGCGTGGGTTGGTGGACAAGGTCGTGGTCGGCGCAGACCGCATCACGGCCAATGGTGACGCCGTCAACAAGATCGGTACCTTTGGTGTGGCCGTGCTGGCCGATCGGTTCAATATTCCTTTTTATGTGGCCGCGCCTCAGTACACGATTGATACCGAGACCTTCTCCGGTGACGATGTGCCCATCGAGGACCGTGATCCCAAGGAAGTCACGCACATTGGTGATCATCGTATCCCGCCCGAGGGTGTGGAAGTATACAACCTCGCATTCGATCCGACTCCCAATGAGCTGATCGCGGGTATCATCACTGAAAAAGGCGTGCTGTATCCGCCGTATACCGAGTCCATCAAGAAGCTTTTTGAAGATTATCCCGAGGGCTAA